In the genome of Devosia rhizoryzae, the window GCGCAGAACGGGAATGGCAATGCCAGCTATATTTCGAGCTTTGCCGAAGCGCGGAAGGTGCTGGTCGAAGAGATTGGCGGCACGCTCCATACCATTGCCAAGGACGTCAAGATCCAGATCGAGTTCAACCCGGCGCAAGTCGCGGAATACCGGCTGATCGGCTATGAGACGCGGGCGCTCAACCGGGAGGATTTCAACAATGACGCGGTGGATGCTGGCGATGTCGGTGCGGGCACGACCGTGACGGCGCTTTATGAGATCACCCCGGTAGGCGAGGGGCAGGTCGATCCGTTGCGCTATGGCGAGACCGTGGCGCCCCAGAGCTCGGACGAGATCGCGTTCTTGAAGATGCGCTTCAAGCTGCCGGAGAGCGATGTCAGCCAGTTGATCGATGTGCCGGTCAGGGCCGATGTTGTCTATGACAATATCGAGGATGCTGGGGTGGATACGCAGTTTGCTGCGGCTGTTGCGGCATTCGGACAGAAGCTCAAAAGCAGCGCCTATGGTTCTGCAATGACCTGGGACGAGATCGCGGACCTGGCGCGGGCTGGCCGGGGTGCCGACGATGGCGGCTATCGGTCCGAGTTCGTCCGGCTGGTGGACAGTGCCAGGCTCCTAAAGCCGGACACCGCGACGACGCGCTGATTTTTGTGTTAGGCATGCCTGGGAAGACCACTGGCGTGCCTGACACCGGATCGGCGGCGATAACGCTTTGCAGCCCATAGACCTCGTGGATCATGGTTTGGGTAATCACCTTCCGGCCATTCCAGACGGAAGCTCACTGGTCGCGCCTAAAGGGCAGAGGTAGCGCTATCTGCCGGCCAGATTGGCAAAAGCAGACGCCCTATCGGCGCAAAGAACTCCTGCGCGACTTGAGCCGACGACTATCACAACTGAAAGCTACGGCACAGAAGACGGGCTGAGCGGGTGGGCGCCGGTTATCGGCTCGAAAGGGGTAACTTGATCGGGCCGATGAAGGTACCAGCATGGAAGAATGACCGGTTTCGAGGATCAGGTGTCAGAACCTGAATGACCGAAATGCCCCATATCGGCCGATCGGGGGCTCAGGAAAATCCTGAAAGCCGCCATTGAGCTCCGGTTTAACGGCGTGTTCCTATTCAACGCCGCGAACCCTCACCAGTGGCTTGGAACTCGGCATTATCGCTATCTCCCTTCCCGAAATTGATAAACTGGCAGACGACCTGAAGATTGCCGACCTTGTAGTGGCCTGAGTCGTCGACCCGATCGAGCAAGGGCAATAGGTTTTTGTCAGCCGTGGGGCTGAGGAACTCGAAGGGGATACCCGTTAGGGCGCAGCGATTGTCCTGGAGATCGAGAAGAGACGCGATCAACGTCTCCAGCTCGGCCGTGGTCATCCGTAATTGCTTATTCTTCAGGACGCGCTGGACAAGCTGGCCATTAGCGTTCTTGACGGTGTTCTCGACGGATACGGCCCCCTAAAGGCCATCGCGTCTTCCACGATCTGCTGTCTGCTTCTGACTGCGCCACCAAAAGCCGTCAGTCCGCTTCCGGCCCCAATGCTCGCCTTGAAGTTGGAATGCGAACGGCAAAAATGGGGTGGGAAGCAGATCGTCTACTCCTGGAGCATTATGCCTTCTATGGGCTTATATCAGGGTCCCTTACGCATGCGGGCATGCTTCCGCCTACTGACTTTGGCCTGAGCTGTTTCGTCCGTAAGAACTTGAAATATCACCAAGACGAGATAGAGCGTGCAACGGGGGCGGGCCTAATTTGGAGCGCTCAATTGGAAGTTGCCTTCGTCACACAGCTCGAGAGAAAGCTTCATCGGATCTATTTGTCCGTTCTCGCTCCAGAGCTCTGCTGCAAGGTCGACAGCAGTGTCTTCGGCGGCCTCGGCTGCCGCTTCATTGCTGTCTTCATCGTAGGCGGCTTGCGCTACGGGCGAAGCAACCTCGCCCTGTCGCATGGCGTCGCACTGCTCCTGAACTTCAGCAATTTGATCTTCGGGAACTGTCTTGCCGCCGATCCGATGCTCGACGTCTTGAGCAAGAACCGCGCTTGACAACATCAATGTCGCGCCAATCATCGCGATAGTTTTTGTAAGCATGATCTATCTCCTACCTGGATAAGATGAAGGGCTCGCCAGGCGAGCCCCCTAAGTTCAATCGCCTTCCTGATCGGTGAGGCCGGCGTCCTGGCACTGCTCAAGGGTGACGGTGTTCAGATCGATAGCGCCTTCGATCGCCTCGTCCATGTCGCCAGCGGCGGTTTCGGCCTGCTCTTCGGTCATCGTGGATTCAGGTTCCTGAGTACCGGTCAGCCCTTGCTGGGCCTGCAGTTCCTTGCACCAGTCCTCGACAATGGTCATCTGTTCGGCGGGCACGACTTGCTCGCCCAGGGTGACTTCCTGTGCCGATACGGCAGCCGGAACCATAAGGGCTGCAAGGGAAAAAGAGGCTGCAATTGCGAGCGTTTTCATCGTGGTCTCCTCGATAGCGTGTCCGGCTCAACGGCTATGGCTCCAGCTTGTTGCGAAGTTTTTCACGCTGCAAAGAGATGCCTATCGCCTGAGGCGCCAAGACCCTAAAGGTGTGCGTCTAATCAGCGGGTGGCGGCGTGCAGATACTTGGAGAGCTCAGCATCGGCGGCATCGTTTCGCGCCTTGCCGCGGTGCTGCTTTATGCGACCCTGCAGGGCGCGATCCTTGCGGCGCTGGCATGGAGTTTAAACGACCGGCGGCCTCAGCACGATGGGAGGCTGACGCTCAATCCTTTTGTTCACATTACGGCCTGGGGCGCGGCGATGGCGGCGCTGTTCGGAGTCTCCTGGATACGCAGCATCTGGTATGAGCCGCGATCCAACCGGCTCGGCCGTTGGGGCGTGATCCTGGTCGTCGTCGTGGGACTGGCGCTGATCCTCGCCGTCATTCCGGCGGTCGATCTTGCGCGCCGGGCTGCGCTGCTGCTGCCGCCAACCGGCGCCTCGGCTGCGCTATTGGTCCTCGCCCAGCTTCAGGCAATCATCCTGAGCTCAACCCTGCTGAACGTTTTGCCGATCCCCGGCCTGATCGGCGGCGGCATGCTTCAGGCCATTTGGCCCGATGCGGAACGGCGCCTGCGTCGCGCCGAACCGATCTTTATCGGCCTCGTCATTGTCGCCATCGTCGTCTTTGGCTTTCCCGATCCGGCCAAGCTCCTTGCGGGCATGACGCAGCTATTCGCCCGCTGACCCCTCGTAGCCATACTCGGCCATCAAGGCGTCGATGGTGCCATCCGCCACAAGCGCATCGATGGCCTGATCCATTTCGCTGCGCAAAAATCCGTTGCGGCTCGAGACCAGCGCACCAACGCTGACGGCAGCACCCGGTATCGGCGCGCTGTCGATGATGCGCAGCGCTTCCGTCTCCGGCCGCTCGGCCTGCAACCGTGCCAGAGCGGGCTGCCAGAGGATCATGCCGGCAATGGTGCCATCGAGCACGCGCGTCGCCATCTTGATCGGATCGGGATAGGGGTAACGCACCCAGCTCTGCCCTTCCGGCTGCTGTTGCGCCCAGGTGATATATTGCATCTCGCCCATGCTGGCCATGGCAGTGCCGAGCGGACGGTCCTTGGGAATGTCGCCAAGGCTCTGCCATTCGGGGTCGCTGACCGCAAGCACGAAGGGAATGGTCGCATAGGGCCGGGTCAGCGAAAAGGCTTCGGAAAAAGGCGAGTTGGCCGAAACGCTGACACCCATGAAAACGTCGCAGGTATTATTCATGGCAAGCGTCAGCTCGTCCATGAAGCCATCGCCATTAAGCGGAAAACCGCCGAAACCTTCGACAACGTTGACCTCAAGGAACAGCGCGTCTCCTATTGCCTTGGCGACGGCTTCGTCGAACGGGCGGCCGAGGCTCGTGACGTCGAAACAGGCATTGATGCTGTTGCCGGCCAGGCGCCGCGTATTGGTGAGCTCTTCGGGGGGAATGCCGGCAGTCTGCGCCTGGGCAGCGGTGGCGCTCAAAAGCGTCAAGGCAACGGCTAGAAAACGGAGCATTGAATAATCCTCATAAAAGCGAAAAGGGGCCGAGGCCCCTTTTCTTGCCGTTTCAGCCCGCCTTAGTTGGCGCTGGCCGTGGTCGTGTCGCTTGGCAGCTTGAACACGAAGATCGAATTGCCCGAACCGGTCGGCAGCGGGATCTCCGGGAAGGCCGAGGAGATCGAGCTTGCCGAGTTCGAGTAGCCCGTGGGGACCACCAGATACTGCTCGCCATTAAGCGCATAGGTCATCGGGTAACCGCCGATCGGCGCGTTTAGGCGCTGCGACCAGACGAGTTCGCCGGTTTCCTGATCCCAGGCCTTGATCTCGCGGGCGGCGTCACCGCCGAACACGAGGCCGCCGGCCGTGGCCAGCACAGAGCTGGTCGGGCTCGGGCGGTAGCGGTACTGCCACTTGCTTTCGCCCTGTTCCGGGTTGATGTCGAGCGCCTGCATCAGGCCGGCATCGGTGATGCCTTCGGGCAGGACGCGCGGGCCGAACTTGACCGAACCAACGGCATTGCCGGCGGTGAATTCGGTCTGCGTCGGAGCGACGGTGTTGCAGGCTTCGGTCAGCGGAACGAAGAAGGCGTTGGTCATGGGGCTATAGGCACCTGCCTGCCAGAGTTTGCCGCCGGAAACCGACGAGCAGACGAGGAATTCTTCGCCCAGGGCGTTGAAGATCAGGTCTTCGTTCGTGTGCACAGTACCGTCGTCGTCGATGCTGGAAACAACGTTCTGGACGATGGTTTCCTTGCTCCAGAGATATTCGCCGGTGTCGCGATCGAGCGCGAAGGCAATGCCGTTCTTGCCCGGCACGGTGACCAGCATCTTGTGCATGACGCCGTCGATTTCCTGGTCGACCAGAACGCGCTCGAACGGCGAGTCGAGATCCCAGTTATCGCGCGGCAGGTGCTGGTAGTACCACTTGAGTTCGCCGGTGGCCGCATCGAGCGCCAGCGTCGAGTTGGTGTAGAGCACCGAGCCATCGCCTGAACCGCGGATCAGCTCGGCATAGGGGCCTGGCATGCCGATGCCCCAATAAGTGGTGTTGGTTTCCGGGTCATAGGCACCGGTGGTCCACGGCGTGCCGCCCCAACGGTTTTCCGGCGGAACGCCGCCCCAGCTGGCCTGCTGTTCGGGATTATTGGGATCGTCGATGGTGTTGAAGCGCCAGACTTCGTCGCCGGTTTCGACGTCATGGGCCATGATGTAGCAACCACCGGCAGTGCCGGCGATCGAGCAGCCCGAAATGGCCGAGATGATCTTGCCATCGGCGATCTGCGCACCGACGGTGTAGCTATAGCCCAGGTTATAGTCGAGAACCTGCTTTTCCCAGGCGACCTTGCCGTCGGCGGCGTTGAGCACGACGATCTTGGCGTCGACGGTGGTGAGGATCACCTTGTCTTCGTAGAGCGCGATCGAGTTCTTCTGGCGGCGGGCCTGGTTGGCCTGGTAGCTCCAGCTTGCCGGGATCTCGGCAACCGGGTGACGGTACTGCCAGATCAGGTCGCCGGTTTCGGCGTTGAGCGCTTCGACGATATTGTTGTTGGTCTGCAGGAACATGATGCCGTCGTGAACGAGCGGCGCGGTTTCCTGAATACCGGCTTCGGCCATCGGCCAGGCCCAGGCGAGCTCAAGGTCACCAACGGTGTCCTTGTTGATCATGTCGAGCTCGGAATAGCCCTGGTTGTTGTACTTGCCGCGGAACATCAGCCATTCTTCGGCCGGCGGGTTGGCGAGCATTTCGGCGGTGACGGGCGCGTAGTCCTCGATCACGTTCTGGGCAAAAGCCGGGGCCGAAAGCGTCGCAAGAGCGGTACTGGCGGCCAGCAGGGCAGGCAAAATTCTGCTTTTCATTTTAGGTCCTCAAAAAAGGTGGGGCGGCTTTAAAAGCGCCCGTTAGTTTGCGCCGGCGGCCGGCAATTGCTGACCCCAGGTATAGGCCTGTGGAACGGTGGATGCCGGTGTGGCAGGTTCGGTGGCAGCCGGAGCTGCAGGCGCGGCGCCGCCCGGAAGCTGCGTGCCCCAGGTATAGGCTTGCGGAACAGCCGTGGTTTCTTCCGCGGGTGCAGCATCGGCAGCCGGAGCGGCAGCGGCGCCACCGGCATCCAGAGCTGCAGCGGCCTGGCTAGCAGCGCCGGCAGAGGTTTCGGCCACCAGCGAGACGGCATAGTCGCGATCGGTGGTCAGTGGCGTGTCATCGGGGACGGCGCCATTGAACTGCATGATATAGGCGACGATGTTGACATAGGTCTCCTCACCCAACAGGCCGGGTGCGGATGGGGGCATGGCCACCGAGATGAAGTCGTAAAGACCGCCGGCGGAGTCCCAATTGCCCATGACGTCCTGGCCGGCGAGACCGGGCGCATCGGGGCCTTCGAGCTGACGCCCATGGCACTGCGCACAATTGCTGTTATAGGCCTGCTGGCCGGCCGCGGCCTGTTCGGCCGTGAAGTTGCCGGCGAAAGCCGGCGTTGCGATCAACAAACCTGCGAGCATCGGAATGACTGCGCGGGCGGTGATCCTTTCGGGGCGTAAAGGCACCGTGACCTCCCTTTAGACAAATATTTTCAAAAACACCCCCGTCACAAAGCGCGCGAAGCGGGGGCGAGGGAGAAGGCCACTATTTCACACACACTGTGACAGCGCAACGAAACTCGCGGCGAAAAAGCGGCGAATTCGTTATCGATATCATAATCTTAGTTCATGATGACAAAGCAGTATCAACGCCATAGCTGTCGCGCAGGCGCTCGGAAAACCCACTCTGTTCAAGCTCTCCAAGGGCCGAATCGACAGCCCGTTTGAGCGTTTGATCGCCTTTCCAGAGCCCCAAGGCCATAGGCACGGAGCCAAAACCAGGAGCATCGAGCCAAAATGGCTGAAAGGCATTTTCATCAAGGTCAATGCCGCTGACGAGAAAACGCTCCGTGATTGCTGCCTGCGCCGTGCCACTTTCGAGTGCCTGGCTCAACTCGGCCGGGTTGCGCACCAGGACCGCTCGCAGATCTTGGCTGCGCAGCCACGTCGAAAGCGCCACGCGATTAAGGCCGGACGTGCCGGGCAGAACCGCAACGCTGGAGCCAGCCTCTGGCAGGGTTCCGGTCGCGGAAATGCCCATCCAGCCGGTGCGTGCCTGTGTCGGAATGGTTTGCAGAAAGCTTTGCGACTGCACCGAGTCGGCGACGCCGCCACCCACGAGATCGCATTGCGCGCGGGTCAGCGCCCAGTTGCGCGGATTGAAGTCGCGCCCGATCGACGGCAAGCGGTTAACCTGCAGCCGCAACTCCATTTTCCCGGCGATTGCGCCGGCCAGTTCGACATCATAGCCCGGCGCCGCCGCATCTTCGGTCACCAGAGGCGGAAAGCTTTGCGGCACGCAAAGCTTCAGCACCCCCGACTTTTGCCGGTCACCAAGCGACGTGTCGGGTGGCAGAAAGG includes:
- a CDS encoding zinc metalloprotease, with translation MQILGELSIGGIVSRLAAVLLYATLQGAILAALAWSLNDRRPQHDGRLTLNPFVHITAWGAAMAALFGVSWIRSIWYEPRSNRLGRWGVILVVVVGLALILAVIPAVDLARRAALLLPPTGASAALLVLAQLQAIILSSTLLNVLPIPGLIGGGMLQAIWPDAERRLRRAEPIFIGLVIVAIVVFGFPDPAKLLAGMTQLFAR
- a CDS encoding pyrroloquinoline quinone-dependent dehydrogenase; the protein is MKSRILPALLAASTALATLSAPAFAQNVIEDYAPVTAEMLANPPAEEWLMFRGKYNNQGYSELDMINKDTVGDLELAWAWPMAEAGIQETAPLVHDGIMFLQTNNNIVEALNAETGDLIWQYRHPVAEIPASWSYQANQARRQKNSIALYEDKVILTTVDAKIVVLNAADGKVAWEKQVLDYNLGYSYTVGAQIADGKIISAISGCSIAGTAGGCYIMAHDVETGDEVWRFNTIDDPNNPEQQASWGGVPPENRWGGTPWTTGAYDPETNTTYWGIGMPGPYAELIRGSGDGSVLYTNSTLALDAATGELKWYYQHLPRDNWDLDSPFERVLVDQEIDGVMHKMLVTVPGKNGIAFALDRDTGEYLWSKETIVQNVVSSIDDDGTVHTNEDLIFNALGEEFLVCSSVSGGKLWQAGAYSPMTNAFFVPLTEACNTVAPTQTEFTAGNAVGSVKFGPRVLPEGITDAGLMQALDINPEQGESKWQYRYRPSPTSSVLATAGGLVFGGDAAREIKAWDQETGELVWSQRLNAPIGGYPMTYALNGEQYLVVPTGYSNSASSISSAFPEIPLPTGSGNSIFVFKLPSDTTTASAN
- a CDS encoding substrate-binding periplasmic protein — protein: MSTRPPHRWRLAAINIGAMVLLLGAATFLPPDTSLGDRQKSGVLKLCVPQSFPPLVTEDAAAPGYDVELAGAIAGKMELRLQVNRLPSIGRDFNPRNWALTRAQCDLVGGGVADSVQSQSFLQTIPTQARTGWMGISATGTLPEAGSSVAVLPGTSGLNRVALSTWLRSQDLRAVLVRNPAELSQALESGTAQAAITERFLVSGIDLDENAFQPFWLDAPGFGSVPMALGLWKGDQTLKRAVDSALGELEQSGFSERLRDSYGVDTALSS
- a CDS encoding c-type cytochrome, with protein sequence MPLRPERITARAVIPMLAGLLIATPAFAGNFTAEQAAAGQQAYNSNCAQCHGRQLEGPDAPGLAGQDVMGNWDSAGGLYDFISVAMPPSAPGLLGEETYVNIVAYIMQFNGAVPDDTPLTTDRDYAVSLVAETSAGAASQAAAALDAGGAAAAPAADAAPAEETTAVPQAYTWGTQLPGGAAPAAPAATEPATPASTVPQAYTWGQQLPAAGAN
- a CDS encoding substrate-binding periplasmic protein translates to MLRFLAVALTLLSATAAQAQTAGIPPEELTNTRRLAGNSINACFDVTSLGRPFDEAVAKAIGDALFLEVNVVEGFGGFPLNGDGFMDELTLAMNNTCDVFMGVSVSANSPFSEAFSLTRPYATIPFVLAVSDPEWQSLGDIPKDRPLGTAMASMGEMQYITWAQQQPEGQSWVRYPYPDPIKMATRVLDGTIAGMILWQPALARLQAERPETEALRIIDSAPIPGAAVSVGALVSSRNGFLRSEMDQAIDALVADGTIDALMAEYGYEGSAGE